In one Sphingobium sp. TKS genomic region, the following are encoded:
- a CDS encoding GumC family protein — protein sequence MSTNPAMKNSNQDLLIAGDAKATPSVDRDTFSLAQLLTRYWQAVVRWRLLIAGLVAGAVIIGLVVTLLMAPLYTARSQIEVSRERKNVTNVEGLDSAGEGRDVEFYATQYALLKAESLSERVVRELGLAETSEFFEAHGKKPAELIGFPDNSPETKKARVRQAVALLQQNLDISPIRGSRLIDIKYTSRKPEISARIANEWAQQFISSTMDRQFAATADARKFLETRLAQLRHKLEQSERDVVSYANNKGIVTLDATRDPEGRTFTQRTLASANLEALNQALTQAEAERIAAESRANGSAENSPEVLTNQAIVDLRARRAQAAAEYAKLILQYEPKYPAARALKAQMATLDAAIAREVERISGSRKLAFTEALKREQDLRAKVEALKQVLNDQRQASIQQNIYQRDADTNRQLYDALLQRYKEIGVAGTVGASNIVIVDAAKVPQSPSAPNLMLNIALATLAGIALSAAAVFGLEQIDEGIREPGEVRTALGTALLGHVPLGEEATIAEISDPKSELAEAYFSIRSSLAFATNHGLPRTIAVTSTKRGEGKSTGSLALATVIGRTGKRVLLIDGDMRSPTLHRHFGTDHKEGLSNLLAGEPLLDQVKATGERGLSVLTAGPIPPSPAELLSSDMFREIIARFLESYDHIIVDTPPVLGLADAPLIGRQVEGVIYVVESASTSRRAAQAALQRLEAVNAHLFGAIVNKVDYSKHGYGYGYGYGYAYGRTAEVGEAG from the coding sequence ATGTCGACCAACCCTGCCATGAAGAACTCTAACCAGGATCTTCTCATTGCCGGCGATGCCAAGGCCACGCCATCGGTCGATCGGGATACTTTCTCGCTTGCACAACTGCTGACGCGCTATTGGCAGGCCGTTGTCCGATGGCGGCTGCTGATTGCGGGCCTCGTCGCGGGAGCCGTGATAATCGGCCTTGTCGTGACCCTTCTGATGGCGCCGCTCTACACGGCTCGCTCACAGATTGAAGTGAGCCGGGAGCGGAAGAATGTCACCAATGTCGAAGGGTTGGATTCAGCCGGTGAAGGCCGGGACGTCGAATTTTATGCGACGCAATATGCACTGCTGAAGGCAGAGTCGCTGTCGGAGCGGGTGGTGCGCGAGCTTGGCCTCGCCGAAACATCTGAATTTTTCGAAGCGCATGGAAAGAAGCCAGCAGAACTTATTGGATTTCCCGATAATTCGCCGGAGACCAAGAAGGCGCGCGTTCGTCAGGCTGTTGCACTGCTCCAACAAAATCTCGATATCTCCCCTATCAGGGGCTCTAGATTAATCGACATCAAATATACCAGCCGCAAGCCGGAAATCTCCGCGCGTATTGCCAATGAATGGGCGCAGCAATTCATTAGCTCGACGATGGACCGGCAGTTTGCGGCGACGGCGGATGCGAGGAAATTTCTCGAAACGCGGCTAGCGCAATTGCGCCACAAGCTGGAGCAGTCAGAGCGTGACGTCGTTAGCTATGCGAATAACAAGGGCATTGTGACGCTGGATGCTACTCGCGATCCTGAAGGGCGAACATTTACCCAGAGGACTTTGGCCTCGGCGAACCTCGAGGCGCTGAACCAGGCACTGACACAAGCCGAGGCCGAGCGCATCGCCGCAGAGAGCCGGGCAAATGGCTCTGCCGAGAACAGCCCGGAGGTTCTTACAAACCAAGCCATTGTCGATCTGCGTGCACGACGCGCCCAGGCCGCTGCGGAATATGCAAAGCTCATTCTCCAATATGAGCCCAAATATCCGGCCGCACGTGCGCTCAAGGCGCAGATGGCGACCCTCGACGCGGCCATCGCGCGCGAGGTCGAACGGATCAGCGGCAGCCGGAAGTTGGCCTTTACGGAGGCACTCAAGCGCGAGCAGGATCTCAGAGCAAAAGTCGAAGCACTAAAGCAGGTGCTAAATGACCAGCGACAGGCTTCCATCCAGCAGAATATCTATCAGCGGGATGCCGATACCAACCGACAACTCTATGACGCGCTCCTCCAGCGTTACAAGGAAATCGGCGTTGCGGGGACCGTCGGGGCGAGCAACATCGTGATCGTCGACGCGGCCAAGGTGCCGCAATCGCCATCCGCGCCCAATCTCATGCTGAATATCGCGCTTGCGACTTTGGCGGGCATCGCGCTGTCTGCAGCCGCTGTCTTCGGCCTTGAACAGATCGACGAGGGCATAAGGGAGCCCGGGGAGGTTCGTACGGCACTGGGGACTGCACTATTGGGTCATGTGCCCTTGGGCGAAGAGGCCACGATCGCCGAAATTTCAGATCCCAAATCCGAACTCGCCGAGGCCTATTTCAGCATACGGTCGAGTCTCGCCTTCGCCACGAATCACGGTCTGCCCCGCACGATTGCCGTCACGAGCACGAAACGGGGCGAAGGTAAATCGACCGGTTCCCTAGCGCTCGCAACCGTCATCGGGCGGACGGGCAAACGGGTTCTTTTGATCGATGGAGACATGCGTTCACCGACCTTGCACCGCCATTTTGGAACGGATCACAAGGAAGGGCTAAGCAACCTGCTTGCCGGTGAACCATTGCTCGATCAAGTGAAGGCGACGGGCGAACGCGGGCTTTCGGTGCTGACCGCAGGCCCGATCCCGCCGAGCCCCGCTGAACTGCTGAGCAGCGACATGTTCCGGGAAATCATCGCTCGTTTCCTTGAGTCTTACGATCACATCATAGTGGATACCCCACCGGTTCTGGGTCTAGCTGACGCACCCCTGATCGGGCGCCAGGTCGAGGGAGTCATCTATGTGGTGGAATCCGCCTCTACATCGCGCCGAGCCGCTCAGGCTGCCCTACAGCGTCTCGAAGCGGTGAACGCGCATCTATTTGGGGCGATCGTGAACAAGGTGGATTATTCCAAACATGGCTACGGTTATGGCTATGGGTACGGTTATGCCTATGGCAGGACGGCGGAGGTTGGCGAGGCGGGGTGA